From Methanocella paludicola SANAE, a single genomic window includes:
- a CDS encoding TIGR04013 family B12-binding domain/radical SAM domain-containing protein, which produces MARVHFRWNPKNRYSIAALGGVLDFDLVRKPEAGIMLYSFASPQARSVFREVGSASTDSVFIAGGPHPSGCPGETLEHFDYVVVGEGEETLPDLVSTLNHGGDVSGVKGIAYKKDGKVIFTPKRGEADLDGHPPFKPPLFGPIEITRGCPWSCAYCQTPRLFGHHMRHRSVEAICKYDKFYEDKRLVSPNAFAYGSDGITPDEAAVENLLKSLSGNIYFGTFPSEVRPEFVTPRMLELVNAYCANREIHLGGQSGSDRMLKAIHRGHTAAQVLDAVELTHDNGLTPVVDFIFGLPGEREEDQQLTVDCINAIIKEGGKVRAHYFMPLPGTELADTKPEKISPTIDKLLGKLALGGRLTGSWSDVKALKKQ; this is translated from the coding sequence ATGGCCCGCGTCCACTTCCGCTGGAACCCGAAAAACCGCTACAGCATCGCCGCCCTCGGCGGGGTCCTGGACTTCGACCTCGTCCGGAAGCCGGAGGCCGGCATCATGCTCTATAGCTTCGCCTCTCCCCAGGCTCGCTCCGTGTTCAGGGAGGTGGGGTCTGCCAGCACTGATTCGGTCTTTATCGCCGGGGGCCCCCACCCCTCCGGATGCCCCGGGGAGACTCTGGAGCACTTCGACTACGTGGTGGTGGGCGAGGGCGAGGAGACGCTCCCGGATCTGGTCAGCACTCTGAACCATGGCGGAGATGTATCGGGAGTGAAAGGCATCGCCTACAAGAAGGACGGGAAGGTCATCTTCACGCCTAAACGAGGAGAGGCAGACCTTGATGGGCACCCGCCCTTCAAGCCACCGCTATTCGGCCCGATCGAGATCACCCGCGGCTGCCCCTGGAGCTGCGCCTACTGCCAGACCCCGCGGCTATTCGGCCACCACATGAGGCACCGGAGCGTGGAGGCCATCTGCAAGTACGACAAGTTTTACGAGGATAAGCGTTTAGTTTCGCCGAACGCCTTCGCCTACGGCTCCGACGGTATCACCCCCGACGAGGCCGCCGTCGAAAATTTATTAAAATCCCTTTCCGGGAACATCTACTTCGGCACGTTCCCCTCCGAGGTGAGGCCCGAGTTCGTCACCCCGAGGATGCTGGAGCTGGTTAATGCTTACTGCGCTAACAGGGAGATCCACCTGGGCGGCCAGTCCGGCAGCGACCGGATGCTTAAAGCCATTCACCGCGGCCACACGGCCGCACAGGTGCTGGATGCTGTCGAGCTGACGCACGATAACGGCCTCACGCCCGTCGTTGATTTTATATTCGGGCTGCCCGGAGAGCGGGAGGAGGACCAGCAGCTCACCGTGGACTGCATCAACGCCATCATAAAGGAGGGCGGCAAGGTCCGTGCCCACTACTTCATGCCCCTGCCCGGTACCGAATTGGCCGATACGAAGCCCGAGAAAATAAGCCCCACCATCGATAAACTGCTCGGCAAGCTCGCGCTCGGGGGCAGGCTCACCGGCTCGTGGTCCGACGTCAAGGCCCTCAAAAAACAATAA
- a CDS encoding archaellin/type IV pilin N-terminal domain-containing protein gives MLTRFRRSDRGISELQGSLVLLAVILVAALVLKSAIGDNIAAAALDFGGFKAWGARNDVSFEENAPIVAITEPADGSRFYADRYTSISGTVRTAPGRNASLVYFRLNGGPWKKAELAGNSWTSSSRRYLEGSYHVEAVAYDDHGDRSPEASGTFETIFRPYPDAVLVGDDVPDTMTAGDPYAVHITYSNTGYLPWNDTAGYTLSPNGSTIALPSIGMGGASVQPHQGHSFELTLTAPAAGDYTIGYRMYCPEFGRFGDEFSKPVRVVSSYHDASVVSLNMPDEMTSGETRTVTITMRNTGTAAWFASGSDPVYLAMVDGTSGDAYHFNGTSDRILMTPGTVVRNGNDYTFTFTIKAPAAGSYYTQYRMMWSNHYLFGQIAGHTITVKAVPTPTPTPTPTPGPTSNPPGPVSPTPTPVAQYNAHGKMTLKYYTGEEYRGPLRYYYDGPLGNHFERSSRGASDDSSPTWDWDIGGPNGHYSIYNDVDHYSGGLQFEMDNGGNKGKVIFYKN, from the coding sequence GTGTTGACGCGCTTCCGTCGCTCCGACCGGGGAATATCCGAGCTTCAGGGCTCTCTGGTATTACTGGCGGTCATCCTGGTCGCTGCGCTGGTGCTTAAGAGCGCCATCGGCGATAACATCGCCGCCGCTGCCCTCGACTTCGGCGGGTTCAAGGCCTGGGGCGCCCGGAACGACGTATCGTTCGAGGAAAACGCCCCCATCGTGGCCATCACAGAGCCCGCGGACGGAAGCAGATTCTACGCTGACAGGTATACGAGCATATCAGGCACGGTCCGGACGGCTCCGGGGAGGAACGCCAGCCTGGTTTATTTCCGCCTCAACGGGGGCCCCTGGAAAAAAGCAGAGCTGGCCGGTAATTCGTGGACCAGCTCCTCTCGACGCTACCTCGAAGGAAGCTATCACGTCGAGGCCGTCGCTTACGATGACCACGGCGACAGATCGCCCGAGGCCTCCGGCACGTTCGAGACGATCTTCCGCCCCTACCCCGACGCAGTACTCGTCGGCGATGACGTGCCCGACACAATGACCGCGGGGGACCCTTACGCAGTCCATATCACCTATTCGAACACGGGCTACCTGCCCTGGAACGATACTGCCGGCTACACGCTATCCCCGAACGGCTCGACCATAGCGCTACCCTCCATCGGCATGGGCGGCGCGAGCGTCCAGCCGCACCAGGGCCATTCGTTCGAGCTTACACTTACGGCTCCCGCCGCCGGCGATTACACTATAGGCTACCGCATGTATTGCCCCGAATTCGGCCGGTTCGGCGACGAGTTCTCAAAGCCCGTCCGCGTCGTCAGCTCCTACCATGACGCCAGCGTGGTCTCCTTGAACATGCCCGACGAGATGACGTCCGGCGAAACCAGGACAGTCACCATCACCATGAGGAATACCGGCACTGCCGCCTGGTTCGCATCCGGCTCGGACCCCGTCTACCTGGCCATGGTCGACGGCACCTCAGGCGACGCCTACCATTTCAACGGCACCAGCGACCGAATACTAATGACGCCCGGCACTGTCGTCCGTAACGGTAACGACTACACGTTCACCTTCACCATCAAGGCCCCTGCCGCCGGCAGCTACTATACCCAGTACAGGATGATGTGGTCCAATCATTACCTGTTCGGCCAGATCGCCGGCCACACTATCACTGTGAAGGCCGTCCCAACGCCCACGCCGACACCTACGCCAACCCCGGGGCCAACGAGTAACCCGCCCGGGCCGGTCAGTCCTACTCCGACGCCGGTTGCGCAGTATAATGCTCATGGGAAAATGACTCTCAAATATTATACAGGAGAAGAGTATAGGGGTCCGTTAAGATATTACTACGATGGACCATTAGGCAATCACTTTGAAAGATCGAGCCGCGGTGCAAGTGATGATAGTAGTCCAACATGGGATTGGGATATTGGAGGACCAAACGGGCATTATAGCATCTATAATGATGTAGACCATTATTCAGGAGGACTACAATTTGAGATGGATAATGGGGGTAACAAAGGAAAAGTAATATTTTATAAAAATTAA
- a CDS encoding PA14 domain-containing protein, giving the protein MDDSGVADAFYTVLSIGIVLVAAIAVSAVVLSTTTKQGGEAAAQIAGYGEQSLSKGLYCFYYEVDSAHSNIASGDPDDIVLQMLSLERIDSTIALDSTYAPDDAPATMGMVLYSGYLYVPESGSYKLELDSAGQAWLWIDGTIVADNRVPVVSQSKTFTLSLTKGNHPLKLKYFYPDIRAASCSLKWEQGGALVPVTSFSR; this is encoded by the coding sequence ATGGACGATTCGGGGGTCGCGGACGCGTTCTACACCGTCCTCTCCATCGGCATCGTGCTCGTGGCGGCCATCGCCGTCTCGGCGGTAGTGCTCTCCACGACGACGAAGCAGGGAGGGGAAGCGGCGGCGCAGATCGCCGGCTACGGCGAGCAGAGCCTGAGTAAGGGCCTGTATTGCTTTTATTATGAGGTCGACAGCGCGCACAGTAACATCGCCTCCGGCGACCCCGACGATATCGTCCTCCAGATGCTGTCTCTGGAGCGGATTGATAGCACGATCGCTCTCGACTCCACTTATGCCCCGGATGATGCCCCTGCCACCATGGGGATGGTTCTTTATTCGGGCTATCTTTACGTGCCTGAGAGCGGCTCATACAAATTAGAGCTGGATAGCGCCGGCCAGGCGTGGCTCTGGATAGACGGCACGATAGTGGCGGATAACCGAGTACCCGTCGTCTCCCAGTCTAAAACGTTCACGCTGAGCCTTACAAAAGGCAACCACCCCCTGAAGCTGAAGTACTTCTACCCGGACATACGGGCGGCATCGTGCTCGTTAAAGTGGGAGCAGGGCGGCGCTCTCGTGCCGGTAACGTCTTTTAGCAGGTGA
- a CDS encoding type IV pilin, which produces MKGKWKFMDDERGVENAVYSILMIAIVVIVALMIGSLVLSRGGQLQVLAGTPKASLSGVLNGGASPSLLLNHESGDPLNVAQLSLSVFDDGGVQIGSITVPDTVTPAAISSGMQTSAIQLTGMAITSGNRYTIKISDTQSKQQIGMMVLVAR; this is translated from the coding sequence ATGAAAGGCAAATGGAAGTTCATGGACGATGAGCGCGGCGTGGAGAACGCCGTGTACAGCATACTGATGATCGCCATCGTGGTGATCGTGGCGCTGATGATCGGGTCCCTGGTGCTCTCCAGGGGAGGGCAGCTACAGGTGCTCGCAGGGACTCCGAAGGCCAGCCTGTCCGGAGTTTTAAACGGCGGCGCCAGCCCTTCGCTGCTGCTCAACCACGAGTCGGGAGACCCCCTGAACGTGGCGCAGCTCTCGCTGAGCGTGTTCGACGACGGCGGGGTGCAGATCGGGAGCATTACCGTGCCCGATACGGTCACGCCCGCGGCGATAAGCTCGGGCATGCAGACGTCCGCCATACAGCTCACGGGCATGGCCATTACATCGGGTAACCGTTACACCATCAAAATATCCGATACGCAGTCCAAACAGCAGATAGGCATGATGGTGCTGGTGGCGCGCTGA
- a CDS encoding flavodoxin domain-containing protein: MANKLALVIYDTKYGSTEQVAHWVAEGIGDADIRHVEDVTSLFYDLIVIGSPVYNDAPSSHIMAFLDRYKENLANKRLAVFTVSLPYNMTPERAKSYTGVHGLTELTGKIKGTVIDTKAFLGKVEEKELTALDRLSLRIQYFLKGYELKDANFMDRGAAITWGRKLFELATKAPEPVTKERKDRKIGGSTEVPGHKGNGQKEEKK, encoded by the coding sequence ATGGCCAACAAGCTTGCCCTCGTCATCTACGATACCAAGTACGGCTCGACCGAGCAGGTCGCCCACTGGGTGGCCGAGGGGATCGGCGATGCCGACATCAGGCACGTGGAGGACGTGACCTCGCTGTTCTACGACCTCATCGTCATCGGCTCGCCCGTCTACAACGATGCCCCTTCCTCCCACATCATGGCCTTTTTGGACAGGTACAAGGAGAACTTAGCTAACAAGCGGCTGGCCGTCTTCACGGTGAGCCTGCCCTACAACATGACGCCCGAGCGGGCGAAAAGCTACACCGGCGTCCACGGGCTCACGGAGCTCACCGGCAAGATAAAGGGCACGGTCATCGACACGAAGGCGTTCCTGGGCAAGGTGGAGGAGAAGGAGTTGACCGCCCTGGACAGGCTCTCGCTCCGCATCCAGTACTTCTTAAAGGGCTATGAGCTGAAGGACGCCAACTTCATGGACCGGGGCGCGGCCATCACCTGGGGCAGAAAGCTGTTCGAGCTGGCCACGAAGGCGCCTGAGCCCGTAACGAAAGAAAGAAAAGACCGTAAGATCGGCGGCTCTACGGAAGTGCCGGGGCACAAGGGCAACGGGCAAAAAGAAGAAAAGAAATGA
- a CDS encoding deoxycytidylate deaminase, which produces MNHERPTHDEYFMEIANVVAKRSTCLRIHVGAVIVKGGQILSTGYNGAPHGFEHCLDIGCIREKENVAHGTRHELCRAVHAEQNAIIQAAIHGVSIEGATVYCTHQPCILCTKMIINCKINRVVFQNGYPDEMSLKFLKQAGIDVLRMPSKEEPPEERPLSV; this is translated from the coding sequence ATGAACCACGAGAGGCCCACCCACGACGAGTACTTCATGGAGATCGCCAACGTAGTGGCCAAGCGGTCTACCTGCCTGCGCATCCACGTGGGCGCAGTCATTGTGAAAGGCGGCCAGATCCTCTCCACGGGCTACAACGGCGCCCCCCACGGGTTCGAGCACTGCCTGGACATCGGGTGCATCCGGGAGAAGGAGAACGTCGCCCACGGCACCCGCCACGAGCTGTGCAGGGCCGTCCACGCGGAGCAGAACGCCATCATCCAGGCCGCCATCCACGGCGTGTCCATCGAGGGCGCCACCGTTTACTGCACCCACCAGCCATGCATCCTCTGCACCAAGATGATCATCAACTGCAAAATTAATAGGGTCGTGTTCCAGAACGGTTACCCGGACGAGATGTCGCTTAAATTTTTAAAGCAGGCCGGCATCGATGTCCTGCGGATGCCCTCGAAAGAGGAGCCCCCTGAGGAAAGGCCCCTAAGCGTCTGA
- a CDS encoding deoxyhypusine synthase: MAKTSKFLQRPTVPIAVTDKSVSELMDAMASTGFQGRKLGESVETWAHMLKDSNLTIFMGLTGAMCPAGMRKIVAYFIQNRMIDCLVSTGANMFHDIHESLGGKHYVGSHAANDEALFKEGVDRIYDVFAVEKQFRKTDHIIADFSETLEPDRPYSSREFMFLLGKWLHEQGADHDSVVVSAYMHNVPIFVPALCDSSIGIGLMVARRGGRAINVDQMKDVDDITQIIENSKKTGVIYVGGGVPKNFIQQTEVIASILGLPIEGHSYAIQYTTDAPHWGGLSGCTFEEAVSWGKIAAVAPKVQVFADATIALPVVSHALAQKTSSYIKKRSAPRYDWSGKKLKLKYAAVTPKQKAKPSKEKK; encoded by the coding sequence ATGGCCAAAACCAGTAAATTTCTTCAGAGGCCCACGGTGCCCATCGCCGTGACCGACAAGTCCGTGTCGGAGCTCATGGACGCCATGGCCAGCACGGGCTTTCAGGGCCGCAAGCTGGGCGAGTCCGTCGAGACCTGGGCTCACATGCTCAAGGACAGCAATCTCACAATTTTCATGGGCCTGACGGGCGCCATGTGCCCCGCGGGCATGCGCAAGATCGTCGCCTACTTCATCCAGAACCGCATGATCGACTGTCTGGTGAGTACCGGCGCCAACATGTTCCACGACATCCACGAGTCGCTGGGCGGCAAGCACTACGTCGGCTCCCACGCGGCCAACGACGAGGCGCTCTTCAAGGAGGGCGTGGACCGTATCTACGACGTGTTCGCCGTGGAGAAGCAGTTCCGGAAGACCGACCACATCATCGCCGACTTCAGCGAGACGCTGGAGCCGGACAGGCCGTACTCGTCCAGAGAGTTCATGTTCTTACTGGGCAAGTGGCTCCACGAGCAGGGCGCGGACCACGACTCCGTCGTCGTGAGCGCCTATATGCACAACGTGCCCATCTTCGTCCCCGCATTGTGCGACAGCTCCATCGGCATCGGCCTGATGGTAGCAAGGCGCGGCGGCCGGGCCATCAACGTCGACCAGATGAAGGACGTGGACGACATCACCCAGATCATCGAGAACTCGAAGAAGACCGGCGTCATCTACGTGGGCGGCGGCGTTCCCAAGAACTTCATCCAGCAGACCGAAGTGATCGCGTCCATACTGGGCCTGCCCATCGAGGGGCACAGTTACGCTATCCAGTACACTACCGATGCTCCGCACTGGGGAGGCCTGAGCGGCTGCACGTTCGAGGAGGCCGTGTCCTGGGGTAAAATAGCCGCCGTGGCGCCCAAGGTGCAGGTATTCGCCGACGCCACCATCGCTTTGCCCGTCGTGAGCCATGCGCTCGCACAGAAGACCAGTTCGTATATTAAGAAGCGCTCTGCCCCCAGGTACGACTGGAGCGGCAAGAAGTTAAAATTAAAGTACGCCGCGGTAACGCCGAAGCAAAAGGCTAAGCCGTCCAAAGAGAAGAAGTGA